A single region of the Pseudalkalibacillus berkeleyi genome encodes:
- the proS gene encoding proline--tRNA ligase, whose protein sequence is MGKGFVQEVTAMEDDFAQWYTDVVKKADLVDYSSVRGSMIIRPYGYAIWENIKNELDHRIKETGHENVYMPLFIPESMLQREKDHIEGFAPEVAWVTHGGDEELTERLCVRPTSEILFCEHYKNIIHSYRDLPKLYNQWANVVRWEKTTRPFLRTLEFLWQEGHTCHVDAEDAKEETTRMLNVYADLCENILAIPVLKGQKTEKEKFAGADFTYTIESLMHDGKALQSGTSHYLGDGFARAFGIQYSDQNGEQQFVHQTSWGLTTRIIGAMIMVHGDNRGLVIPPKIAPTQLMIVPIAQHKEGVLDFAYDLKEKLSSIARVGIDASDKKPGWKFNEYEMKGIPLRLEVGPKDIEKEQVVLVRRDTGEKVFIPLNELDTTITKLLAEIQNNLYRKAVKLREKRTSVALSFEEFEDKLENHGGFIKAMWCGETSCEEQIKEKTSATSRCIPFEQESLSDQCVCCGEKAKEMVYWAKAY, encoded by the coding sequence ATGGGTAAAGGTTTTGTGCAAGAAGTTACGGCTATGGAAGATGATTTTGCGCAGTGGTATACAGATGTCGTTAAGAAAGCGGATCTAGTTGATTACTCCAGCGTACGAGGTTCCATGATTATCCGTCCTTATGGATATGCCATCTGGGAAAATATCAAAAATGAACTCGATCACAGGATTAAGGAAACCGGACATGAGAATGTTTATATGCCTCTATTCATTCCTGAAAGCATGCTACAACGTGAAAAGGACCATATTGAAGGGTTTGCACCTGAAGTAGCATGGGTCACTCATGGTGGAGACGAAGAGCTCACAGAGCGTTTATGCGTCCGTCCGACCTCAGAAATTCTTTTCTGTGAACATTATAAAAACATTATTCATTCTTATCGAGATTTACCGAAGCTTTATAACCAATGGGCTAATGTTGTTCGTTGGGAAAAAACGACTCGTCCTTTCCTTCGCACACTCGAATTTCTCTGGCAGGAGGGTCATACTTGTCATGTAGATGCCGAGGATGCTAAAGAAGAAACGACAAGAATGTTGAACGTTTACGCAGACCTATGTGAAAACATCCTCGCTATCCCTGTTCTGAAAGGACAAAAGACGGAAAAGGAAAAGTTTGCAGGTGCTGATTTTACTTATACGATTGAAAGTCTGATGCACGACGGTAAAGCGCTTCAATCAGGGACTTCTCACTATCTTGGGGATGGATTCGCAAGAGCATTTGGCATTCAATACTCGGATCAAAATGGTGAACAACAGTTTGTCCATCAGACGTCTTGGGGACTAACTACGCGTATCATTGGTGCGATGATCATGGTACACGGCGATAACCGAGGTCTTGTCATTCCACCAAAAATTGCGCCGACTCAATTGATGATTGTACCGATTGCCCAGCACAAAGAAGGCGTTCTTGACTTTGCATATGATTTAAAAGAAAAGCTTTCAAGTATTGCTCGAGTCGGAATCGATGCTAGCGATAAAAAGCCTGGATGGAAATTTAACGAATATGAGATGAAAGGAATTCCGCTTCGCCTAGAAGTTGGACCAAAAGACATTGAAAAAGAGCAAGTCGTTTTAGTCCGCCGTGACACTGGGGAAAAAGTTTTCATTCCGTTGAATGAGCTCGACACAACAATCACTAAGCTGTTGGCGGAAATTCAAAACAACCTATACCGGAAAGCTGTAAAGCTACGTGAAAAGAGAACTTCTGTTGCTTTATCGTTTGAAGAATTCGAAGATAAACTTGAAAACCATGGTGGATTCATTAAAGCGATGTGGTGCGGTGAAACATCTTGTGAGGAACAGATTAAAGAAAAAACATCCGCAACCTCTCGCTGTATCCCATTCGAGCAAGAAAGCTTATCTGATCAATGCGTATGTTGTGGAGAAAAAGCAAAGGAAATGGTGTATTGGGCAAAAGCGTATTAA
- a CDS encoding peroxiredoxin family protein codes for MKRMKWLVICGLLIGLGALAWAIPNKVEQSRQQVETIKASKVAVTTVAAIGRDAPDFKLQALSGEDVRLSDFKGKTVILNFWTTWCTYCKKEIPELINFHHLYKKEEVVVIAVNLSSEEENIENVAMFAKEFEIPFLVPLDKEGEVGKAYQIIMIPTTFIINPEGKIQNKIMGPVKLDQLKQQLKGS; via the coding sequence ATGAAAAGAATGAAGTGGCTAGTAATATGTGGGTTGCTCATAGGCTTAGGTGCACTAGCCTGGGCAATTCCTAATAAAGTGGAGCAATCCAGACAACAAGTTGAGACAATTAAAGCATCTAAAGTAGCTGTCACGACAGTTGCGGCAATAGGAAGGGACGCGCCTGATTTTAAGCTCCAAGCTTTGTCAGGAGAGGATGTTCGTCTTTCAGACTTCAAGGGGAAAACAGTAATCTTAAATTTTTGGACGACCTGGTGTACCTATTGTAAGAAGGAAATACCAGAACTCATCAATTTTCATCACCTTTACAAAAAAGAAGAAGTTGTTGTCATTGCAGTCAATTTAAGTTCTGAAGAAGAGAACATAGAAAATGTCGCGATGTTTGCAAAAGAATTTGAAATCCCATTCTTAGTCCCACTCGATAAAGAGGGGGAGGTAGGGAAAGCCTATCAGATCATCATGATTCCAACGACTTTCATCATCAATCCAGAAGGGAAGATTCAAAATAAAATTATGGGACCGGTAAAGCTTGATCAGCTTAAACAGCAGCTAAAGGGTTCGTAA
- a CDS encoding DUF2254 domain-containing protein: MYTRTFIHSIRKGFWYLPAFYSVFSLILAYASVRFDIYLDKQGAQSYLPRFMVTDRETTQIILSALATSILTMTAITFSSIMVLLSTYLSQYSPRTLNNFISDMVTRRVLGIFVGSFLYFVLVMLWMNMADQKVFMLVPIMSVSISALCLGFFVYFIHHVGTWIQVSNLIQDITDNCLAILKSRKEGHAQLTSSSTSPWSDWESEEYKLNAHQLVVSNRSGFIQFIDIDSIVKHAHKDDLLIRMERNIGDYVDKGTPLFSYWSLGDRVYKVEDYRKQFRIGGQRTTEQDIEFGIQKLTEIALRAISPGINDPQTAINCIQRLGKVLSRLAEESIEEPYIFDQDKNLRVVLRSHTFSHVLYKTFYQIRFYARQDVSVLASIIEALTLIAEKSESKLQDTIWNFAKAVGEGIDRTSLIELDHQYLNGKMEELAKNTGHTKENFRL; this comes from the coding sequence ATGTATACGAGAACGTTCATTCATTCAATACGAAAAGGCTTTTGGTATTTGCCAGCTTTCTATAGTGTGTTTTCCCTCATATTGGCCTATGCCTCGGTCCGTTTTGATATTTATCTAGACAAACAAGGTGCGCAATCCTATTTGCCAAGATTCATGGTCACTGACAGGGAAACCACTCAAATTATTTTAAGTGCCCTAGCTACGTCAATCTTAACGATGACCGCCATCACCTTTTCATCGATTATGGTATTGTTATCTACTTATTTATCTCAATATTCCCCTCGTACATTGAACAATTTCATTAGCGATATGGTAACGAGAAGAGTGTTAGGCATCTTTGTAGGATCATTTCTATATTTCGTATTAGTTATGCTTTGGATGAATATGGCCGATCAGAAGGTGTTCATGCTCGTCCCAATTATGTCAGTATCTATATCTGCACTTTGCTTAGGATTCTTTGTTTATTTCATTCATCACGTTGGTACATGGATACAGGTTAGTAACCTCATACAAGATATTACTGATAATTGCTTAGCAATTCTTAAAAGTCGTAAAGAAGGTCATGCTCAGCTCACTTCTTCATCCACATCACCTTGGTCGGACTGGGAGAGTGAAGAATACAAATTAAACGCACATCAACTAGTTGTATCAAATCGATCAGGATTCATACAATTTATCGATATTGATTCCATCGTTAAACATGCTCATAAAGACGACCTACTGATCCGTATGGAGAGGAACATCGGTGATTACGTTGATAAAGGGACACCGCTCTTTTCCTATTGGTCACTAGGTGATCGGGTGTACAAAGTAGAAGATTACCGAAAACAATTTCGGATTGGTGGGCAACGGACAACTGAGCAAGACATTGAATTTGGGATTCAGAAACTGACTGAAATTGCGCTAAGAGCCATCTCACCTGGCATCAATGATCCTCAAACAGCTATTAATTGTATTCAAAGACTTGGTAAGGTCCTTTCTCGACTTGCGGAAGAATCCATAGAAGAACCTTACATTTTCGATCAAGATAAAAATTTAAGAGTCGTGTTAAGATCGCATACTTTCTCCCATGTGTTATATAAAACCTTTTACCAAATTCGGTTCTACGCGCGCCAGGATGTATCGGTTCTTGCTTCTATCATTGAAGCTTTAACCTTGATTGCCGAGAAAAGTGAAAGCAAACTTCAAGATACGATTTGGAATTTTGCCAAGGCCGTAGGAGAAGGAATTGACCGTACTAGTTTAATCGAGCTCGATCACCAGTATTTGAATGGAAAGATGGAAGAACTCGCTAAAAACACAGGACATACGAAAGAAAACTTCCGCCTTTGA
- a CDS encoding DUF2254 domain-containing protein encodes MKLNEYWIKFRHSFWFLPTFYGTLAIFLSIISVIIEKSVSIEQIRDYVPDALLTDVKLGQTILNAIAVSVLTMTAITFSSIMVVLTTYSSQFSPRTLQDFISDIVTQRVLGVFTGAFIYSLLILLFIKDVSDKKLFIAPGIAVVWAIVSLGFFVFFIHHVATWTQVNNLIDKISTRTLRTIKESFHLIDESSNTHTKKLSAHEDLQQIKRSDKLTVLSSEGGYLQMIKVSSIIDKAKSRNETLKVERRIGDYILKDTPLFSVIEGSSSEEEYLESYEECFVIGTERNTVQDVEFGIQKLVEIALRAISPGINDPHTAINSINRIGSILAELGDTAFPRPFYYDENDELRVIIDIHSYRELLYKAFYQIRHYAREDVSVCASTLSVLHGIIERNPTDRAVHKAIWDFTKYFVDGIEKDVLLDWDKDFINEKVERLAKSTNCESEYEQVKLKKS; translated from the coding sequence ATGAAACTTAATGAATATTGGATTAAATTTAGACATAGCTTTTGGTTCCTTCCAACGTTTTATGGAACTTTGGCGATTTTCTTATCAATCATCAGTGTTATTATTGAAAAATCAGTTTCCATTGAACAAATTAGAGATTATGTACCTGACGCTCTTTTGACAGATGTTAAGCTTGGACAAACCATATTAAATGCAATTGCAGTTTCTGTATTAACGATGACCGCTATAACATTTTCTTCAATTATGGTCGTGTTAACTACATATTCTTCCCAATTTTCTCCAAGAACGTTGCAAGACTTTATTAGTGATATCGTCACCCAACGAGTTTTGGGCGTATTTACTGGCGCATTTATTTATTCATTGTTAATCCTGCTCTTCATAAAGGATGTCAGTGATAAGAAATTGTTCATCGCACCTGGAATTGCTGTCGTCTGGGCGATTGTTTCACTCGGCTTTTTCGTATTTTTCATCCACCATGTAGCAACATGGACGCAAGTGAACAATCTCATAGATAAAATATCAACTAGAACGCTCAGAACCATTAAAGAAAGCTTCCATTTAATTGATGAAAGTTCAAATACACACACGAAAAAATTATCTGCTCATGAAGATCTCCAACAGATCAAGAGGTCTGATAAATTGACGGTTCTTTCTTCTGAGGGGGGTTACTTACAAATGATCAAGGTCTCCTCTATTATCGATAAAGCCAAGAGTAGAAATGAAACGCTCAAAGTGGAAAGACGAATTGGAGACTATATTTTAAAAGATACGCCCCTCTTTTCTGTGATCGAAGGGTCTTCCTCAGAGGAGGAATACCTAGAGAGTTATGAAGAATGTTTTGTAATCGGAACTGAACGTAATACCGTTCAAGACGTTGAATTTGGGATTCAAAAGTTGGTGGAAATCGCATTACGCGCGATCTCCCCAGGTATTAATGACCCACATACTGCAATAAATAGCATCAACCGTATCGGGTCAATTTTAGCTGAATTGGGTGATACCGCTTTTCCTAGACCGTTTTATTATGATGAAAACGATGAGCTTAGAGTCATAATCGACATCCATTCCTACAGGGAACTGTTATACAAAGCCTTTTATCAAATCAGACACTATGCTCGTGAGGATGTTTCTGTCTGTGCGTCTACTTTATCCGTTTTACATGGAATTATTGAACGAAATCCTACGGATCGTGCTGTTCATAAAGCGATATGGGATTTCACAAAATACTTTGTTGATGGCATTGAAAAGGACGTCTTGCTAGACTGGGACAAAGACTTTATCAATGAGAAGGTTGAACGACTTGCGAAGTCTACGAATTGTGAAAGCGAATATGAACAAGTGAAGTTGAAGAAGAGTTGA
- a CDS encoding CAP domain-containing protein: MIKKILVTSLLSASILGASAGVSEASTNNTDAQVHVYKQYGQVQIDQEQLNSFIQDILNKNNIQLDASIQEKLQKALNQGDAQQSEPQKEEPKAEQPKAEEPKAEQPAPKQDAEKPQVKQPEQKQEKAQEPAQQQEATPQPTQKSEQANKQETTSEAEFQLTADEQQMLDLVNQERQKAGVAPLKADPELTKMARVKSQDMIDNNYFDHNSPTYGSPFDMMDQFGIEYQTAGENIAGNSSVQGAHTSLMNSDGHRKNILGSQYTKIGIGIVDGGPYGKMFTQAFTG; encoded by the coding sequence TTGATCAAAAAAATTCTCGTTACTTCTTTACTATCTGCATCCATCCTTGGTGCTAGTGCAGGTGTAAGTGAAGCTTCAACAAACAATACAGACGCACAAGTTCATGTATATAAGCAATATGGTCAAGTTCAGATCGACCAAGAACAACTAAACTCTTTCATTCAAGACATTCTAAATAAAAATAATATTCAGTTGGATGCATCAATTCAAGAAAAGCTTCAAAAGGCTTTAAATCAAGGAGACGCTCAGCAATCTGAACCACAGAAGGAAGAGCCAAAGGCTGAGCAACCAAAGGCTGAGGAGCCTAAAGCTGAACAACCAGCACCTAAGCAAGATGCAGAAAAACCACAGGTTAAACAACCTGAACAAAAGCAAGAAAAAGCACAGGAACCAGCACAACAGCAAGAAGCTACACCACAACCAACTCAAAAATCAGAACAAGCGAATAAACAAGAAACGACTTCAGAAGCTGAGTTTCAATTAACAGCTGATGAGCAACAAATGCTTGACCTCGTGAATCAAGAGCGTCAAAAAGCTGGTGTTGCACCGTTGAAGGCAGATCCTGAACTAACAAAAATGGCTCGAGTAAAATCTCAAGACATGATCGACAACAATTATTTCGATCATAACTCACCAACTTACGGATCACCTTTCGATATGATGGACCAATTTGGCATTGAATATCAAACGGCTGGTGAAAACATTGCTGGTAATAGTTCAGTACAAGGTGCACACACATCACTTATGAACTCTGATGGTCACCGCAAGAACATTCTTGGTAGCCAATATACGAAAATTGGTATCGGTATTGTAGATGGTGGACCATATGGTAAGATGTTCACACAAGCATTTACTGGGTAA
- a CDS encoding YjcZ family sporulation protein, which produces MGYSYGAGFALIVVLFILLIIVGTAFVY; this is translated from the coding sequence ATGGGTTACTCTTACGGTGCCGGATTTGCTTTAATCGTAGTATTGTTTATCTTGTTAATTATTGTAGGTACAGCGTTTGTATATTAA
- a CDS encoding aminoglycoside phosphotransferase family protein → MLHPTTWAEWRGMYTNLDLWTPIIKEILKHEGISFNHISVSKHPGTHAVFQIDDSYILKIYTPLAPNDFPIEASIYNSLAHSDKAHLFPLVIGQGEIDCPSLWNYLIITMISGSPYREIEPLMTKDEKVQMSKKLGTTIKKYHSVLCNNVQLSKWPLEPNQQRVKKELLEISQLSDKIIDKVIAFLNDDRPSHQSPLVTVHADVTEDHVFLTRKDQQWVMTGLIDVADSKRSISLLEFPAIWFELFKGDKEMMQAFLNTYDSNILWNEETRMSFIYMTLVHQFGIDMLQLVLKRKKITSVHTLEELFELMWPQSLFMNQSDSAISKEHI, encoded by the coding sequence TTGTTACATCCGACAACGTGGGCAGAGTGGAGAGGAATGTATACAAACCTAGACCTCTGGACGCCAATAATAAAAGAAATATTGAAGCATGAAGGAATCTCATTCAATCACATTTCTGTATCCAAGCACCCTGGAACACATGCAGTCTTTCAGATCGATGATTCATACATACTAAAGATTTATACACCGTTAGCGCCGAACGACTTTCCTATAGAAGCCTCAATCTACAACTCATTAGCCCATTCTGATAAAGCGCATCTGTTTCCTTTAGTGATTGGACAAGGTGAAATCGATTGTCCGTCTCTATGGAATTATTTGATTATTACGATGATTAGTGGATCACCATATCGTGAAATTGAACCACTGATGACAAAAGACGAAAAAGTTCAGATGTCCAAGAAATTGGGCACTACAATAAAGAAGTACCATTCAGTATTGTGTAATAACGTACAATTATCAAAATGGCCTTTAGAACCTAATCAACAAAGGGTGAAAAAAGAGCTATTAGAGATAAGCCAGCTGAGTGACAAGATTATAGATAAAGTCATTGCTTTCTTAAATGATGATCGACCATCTCATCAATCACCATTGGTTACTGTTCATGCGGATGTGACAGAGGATCATGTTTTTTTGACAAGAAAGGACCAACAATGGGTGATGACAGGATTAATTGATGTTGCGGATAGTAAACGCTCGATTAGCCTTTTGGAGTTCCCTGCAATTTGGTTCGAGCTTTTTAAAGGGGACAAAGAAATGATGCAAGCGTTTCTGAACACGTATGATTCAAACATATTGTGGAATGAAGAGACAAGAATGTCATTCATATATATGACGTTGGTTCATCAATTCGGGATAGACATGCTTCAATTGGTACTTAAACGGAAAAAGATCACATCAGTCCATACACTTGAAGAGTTATTTGAGTTAATGTGGCCTCAGTCGTTATTCATGAATCAATCTGATAGTGCTATTTCAAAAGAACATATTTAG
- a CDS encoding C39 family peptidase, with protein MRKISTVMLCAVVLSGCNNAVTISKDSLQSSSVVSQAQKANQQVNKQVMLNVPLVKQLPELPRGCEVTSLSMLLQYAGVKVNKMTLAKEVAKDSTPYKEKDGNIYFGNPNHGFVGNMYDKRKPGYGVYDQPIAELGEKYLPKRIINLTGSDFNEVIAHLQNKKPVWVINNTSFNHLPPQHWEEWHTPQGKMKITYKEHSVLITGFDETYVYFNDPLLGVKNHKIPKEQFQKGWEQMGRHAITFK; from the coding sequence ATGAGGAAAATTTCTACCGTGATGCTTTGTGCAGTTGTACTATCAGGGTGTAACAATGCAGTGACAATCTCAAAAGATTCGTTGCAATCTTCTTCCGTTGTCAGTCAAGCTCAGAAGGCGAATCAACAGGTAAACAAGCAGGTCATGTTAAATGTACCTCTCGTGAAGCAGTTACCTGAGCTACCTAGGGGATGTGAAGTGACCAGTCTTTCTATGCTCCTTCAATATGCTGGTGTGAAGGTTAACAAAATGACATTAGCAAAGGAAGTAGCAAAAGATTCCACTCCTTATAAAGAGAAAGATGGAAACATTTATTTCGGGAATCCTAATCATGGATTTGTTGGTAATATGTATGACAAAAGGAAGCCAGGTTACGGCGTATATGATCAACCGATCGCTGAACTTGGTGAAAAGTACCTTCCTAAAAGAATCATCAACCTGACTGGATCAGATTTTAATGAGGTGATCGCTCATCTTCAGAATAAAAAACCTGTGTGGGTCATCAACAATACGTCATTCAACCACTTGCCCCCTCAACATTGGGAAGAGTGGCACACTCCACAAGGAAAAATGAAGATCACCTACAAAGAACATTCAGTGCTTATAACCGGTTTTGATGAAACGTACGTTTACTTCAACGATCCATTACTAGGTGTTAAAAATCACAAGATACCGAAAGAACAGTTTCAAAAAGGATGGGAACAAATGGGGAGACATGCGATCACGTTTAAATAA
- the hutH gene encoding histidine ammonia-lyase produces MITLTGNTLTLKDIYHVLYEGEEVQASSESLENVKVSRKSVEKILSDHRVVYGITTGFGKMSDVWIAPDQVEDLQLNLIRSHACGIGEPFPEIVSRAMLLLRVNALLKGFSGVRVEVIQQLIDCLNKGIHPIVPQQGSLGASGDLAPLSHLALVLLGEGEAFYKGERIEGKEALQRENLEPIVLSAKEGLALINGTQAMTAMGVVAYLEAEKLAYQCELISSMTLEGLRGISDAFDEDIHLARGYPEQVGVAQRIRMYIKESELITEQGEVRVQDAYSLRCIPQVHGASWQTLNYVKEKLEIEVNAATDNPLIFDYGKKVISGGNFHGQPIALAMDFLAIAVAELANISERRIERMVNPQLSDLPAFLCANPGVESGAMILQYAAASLVSENKTLAHPASVDSIPSSANQEDHVSMGTIGSRHAYQIIQNTRYVLATELFCAMQAVEFRGIDQMAPRTRKAYDHGRKVAASITGDRVFAKDIEKLSNCLKEDHWNGILITQ; encoded by the coding sequence TTGATAACGTTAACGGGAAATACGTTGACCTTAAAGGATATTTATCATGTTTTGTATGAAGGAGAAGAGGTTCAAGCCTCAAGTGAAAGCTTAGAAAATGTTAAAGTGAGCCGCAAATCAGTTGAGAAAATTCTTTCTGATCATAGGGTTGTTTATGGAATAACAACAGGGTTTGGAAAAATGAGTGACGTATGGATTGCACCTGATCAAGTTGAGGACCTCCAGCTGAACTTAATCCGAAGCCATGCTTGTGGGATTGGAGAACCGTTCCCGGAAATCGTCAGTCGTGCGATGTTGTTACTTCGCGTCAATGCATTATTAAAAGGATTCTCTGGTGTACGAGTCGAGGTTATTCAACAGCTCATAGATTGTCTGAACAAAGGGATTCACCCAATCGTTCCTCAACAAGGTTCACTAGGCGCAAGTGGGGATTTAGCACCGTTGTCACATCTTGCACTTGTTTTATTAGGTGAAGGTGAAGCTTTTTATAAAGGGGAGCGCATTGAAGGAAAGGAAGCATTACAAAGAGAAAATCTTGAACCGATTGTGTTAAGTGCTAAGGAAGGTCTCGCTCTGATCAACGGAACACAAGCGATGACGGCGATGGGAGTTGTCGCATATTTGGAAGCTGAAAAGCTCGCTTATCAATGTGAGCTCATTTCGTCTATGACGCTTGAAGGATTGAGAGGGATTTCTGACGCATTTGACGAAGATATCCACCTTGCAAGAGGCTATCCAGAACAAGTCGGGGTCGCCCAGCGGATTCGGATGTATATCAAGGAAAGTGAGCTCATTACTGAGCAAGGGGAAGTGCGGGTTCAAGATGCATACTCGTTAAGATGTATCCCTCAAGTACATGGTGCGAGCTGGCAGACGTTGAACTATGTTAAAGAAAAACTCGAGATCGAAGTCAATGCTGCGACTGATAATCCATTAATTTTCGATTATGGGAAAAAAGTCATATCAGGTGGGAACTTCCATGGTCAGCCAATTGCTTTAGCAATGGATTTCTTAGCGATTGCCGTCGCAGAGCTTGCGAATATTTCTGAAAGACGGATCGAACGTATGGTCAATCCTCAGCTCAGTGATTTGCCAGCCTTTCTTTGTGCAAATCCTGGTGTCGAATCAGGCGCAATGATTTTACAATATGCAGCAGCTTCACTTGTTTCAGAAAATAAAACGCTCGCGCACCCAGCTTCGGTCGATTCAATACCGTCGTCTGCTAACCAGGAGGATCATGTCAGCATGGGAACAATCGGTTCCAGGCATGCTTATCAAATCATCCAAAATACGAGATACGTCTTGGCGACGGAATTGTTCTGTGCGATGCAAGCTGTCGAGTTTAGAGGAATCGATCAGATGGCGCCAAGAACGCGTAAAGCCTATGACCATGGCAGAAAGGTTGCCGCAAGCATTACAGGAGATCGTGTCTTTGCTAAAGACATTGAAAAGCTGTCCAACTGTCTAAAAGAAGATCATTGGAATGGCATACTCATCACTCAATAA
- the hutU gene encoding urocanate hydratase produces MNMKKIQAPRGTELNTKGWVQEAALRMLMNNLDPEVAENPDELVVYGGIGKAARNWESFDAIVNSLKTLENDETLMVQSGKPVAVFKSHENAPRVLIANSNLVPAWANWETFRELENKGLMMYGQMTAGSWIYIGTQGILQGTYETFAEAARKHFNGTLAGTLTVTAGLGGMGGAQPLAVTMNDGVVIAVECDPHRIERRIETRYCDTKADSLDEALKLAKEAMAKKEPLSIALLGNAAEILPELVKRNEIPDLVTDQTSAHDVLNGYLPIGFTLEEGAELRKRDADTYIQKAKESIKQHVEAMVDLQKAGAVTFDYGNNIRQVAKDEGFEEAFAFPGFVPAFIRPMFCEGKGPFRWVALSGDEKDIHAIDEAILQEFSHDEHLCKWIKMAQEKVAFQGLPSRICWLGYGDRAKLGKIINEMVESGKVSAPIVIGRDHLDCGSVASPNRETEAMKDGSDAISDWPILNAMINGVNGASWVSVHHGGGVGMGYSQHAGMVIVADGTKEAAARLERVLASDPGMGVARHADAGYELAVDTAKERGVRIPMLEVDKVSERSGQ; encoded by the coding sequence ATGAACATGAAGAAAATCCAAGCGCCTAGAGGTACAGAGTTGAACACGAAAGGATGGGTTCAAGAAGCAGCTCTACGAATGTTGATGAATAACCTGGACCCTGAAGTAGCAGAAAACCCTGATGAATTGGTTGTTTATGGAGGGATCGGTAAAGCTGCGCGAAACTGGGAAAGCTTTGATGCGATTGTCAATTCATTAAAAACTTTGGAGAACGATGAAACGTTGATGGTCCAATCCGGAAAGCCAGTAGCAGTGTTCAAGTCTCACGAAAATGCGCCACGTGTATTAATTGCAAATTCGAATCTAGTTCCAGCATGGGCGAACTGGGAGACGTTCCGAGAGCTCGAAAATAAAGGGCTCATGATGTACGGTCAAATGACGGCGGGAAGCTGGATTTATATCGGTACACAAGGAATTTTACAAGGTACGTATGAAACGTTTGCTGAAGCAGCTCGAAAGCACTTTAATGGTACGCTTGCCGGAACATTAACGGTCACTGCTGGCCTTGGCGGTATGGGTGGTGCTCAACCACTTGCTGTCACAATGAATGATGGGGTTGTTATTGCGGTTGAATGTGATCCGCACCGAATTGAGCGAAGAATCGAAACACGTTATTGCGATACGAAGGCTGACTCCCTTGATGAAGCGTTAAAGCTTGCGAAAGAGGCGATGGCGAAGAAGGAACCGTTATCAATAGCACTACTTGGTAACGCGGCTGAAATTTTACCGGAGCTCGTTAAGCGTAATGAAATTCCTGATCTCGTAACGGATCAAACGTCTGCACACGACGTGTTGAATGGCTATCTTCCAATCGGATTCACGCTAGAAGAAGGGGCAGAGCTAAGAAAACGAGATGCCGACACGTATATACAAAAAGCTAAAGAAAGCATCAAGCAGCATGTCGAAGCAATGGTTGACCTCCAAAAAGCAGGCGCAGTCACATTCGACTATGGAAACAACATTCGACAAGTAGCGAAGGATGAAGGATTTGAAGAGGCATTCGCATTCCCAGGCTTCGTTCCAGCGTTCATCCGACCGATGTTTTGTGAAGGTAAAGGACCTTTCCGCTGGGTTGCTCTTTCAGGTGATGAAAAGGACATTCACGCAATTGATGAAGCGATTTTACAAGAATTTTCCCATGATGAGCATTTATGCAAATGGATCAAAATGGCGCAAGAAAAAGTGGCATTTCAAGGACTACCTTCACGTATTTGCTGGTTAGGTTATGGAGATCGTGCCAAGCTAGGAAAGATCATCAATGAAATGGTCGAAAGCGGGAAAGTGAGTGCCCCAATCGTCATTGGTCGTGATCATCTTGATTGTGGTTCCGTTGCTTCTCCTAACCGAGAAACGGAGGCGATGAAGGATGGTAGTGACGCAATTAGTGACTGGCCGATATTGAACGCTATGATTAATGGCGTCAATGGTGCAAGCTGGGTATCTGTCCATCACGGTGGTGGAGTAGGTATGGGCTATTCACAACACGCTGGAATGGTAATCGTTGCTGACGGTACGAAGGAAGCTGCAGCTCGACTTGAGCGCGTGTTAGCATCTGACCCTGGAATGGGTGTAGCGCGTCATGCTGATGCGGGTTATGAACTTGCAGTGGATACTGCTAAAGAAAGAGGAGTCCGCATCCCAATGTTAGAAGTGGACAAAGTGAGCGAAAGGAGTGGCCAATAA